One SAR202 cluster bacterium DNA window includes the following coding sequences:
- a CDS encoding sugar phosphate isomerase/epimerase → MPKTTTRHPLIGMQQLPVADVKRLGLAGVEGYMHSPREEMLAYKEVMVSAHGPTEMQELRMNYAATDDEWRRMSIKDTTDYLDMMRDFPHVKKVNIHFSPEQWNGVPHPSLIGKREMKEQTRGNRGEYSRLIDALKEIGAHAAKRKLELTLENHARYWALLPPNTDGMKVDWSKQNRYFGTSPEEWVKIALDINMPNVGLCLDTSHATTYARTFPAAEREKVLFSFLARPDLIRHVHWSDSSLTGPAGLTDAHQLLGVGELPRAFHKAVKALDATVLMETFGTVEETEKQMEFIAGL, encoded by the coding sequence ATGCCCAAGACAACTACAAGGCACCCTCTAATCGGCATGCAACAGCTCCCTGTTGCAGACGTAAAGCGCCTTGGCCTGGCCGGCGTGGAAGGCTACATGCACAGCCCGCGCGAGGAGATGCTCGCGTACAAGGAGGTCATGGTCAGCGCCCACGGGCCGACCGAGATGCAGGAGCTGCGGATGAACTACGCCGCCACCGACGACGAGTGGCGTCGCATGTCGATCAAGGATACGACCGACTACCTGGATATGATGCGCGACTTCCCGCATGTGAAGAAGGTCAACATCCACTTCAGCCCGGAGCAGTGGAACGGCGTGCCGCACCCCTCGCTGATCGGTAAGCGAGAGATGAAGGAGCAGACTCGCGGCAACCGCGGCGAGTATAGCCGCCTTATCGACGCGCTCAAGGAAATAGGTGCCCACGCCGCGAAGCGCAAGCTGGAGCTTACGCTTGAGAACCACGCGCGCTACTGGGCTCTCCTGCCGCCGAACACGGACGGCATGAAGGTGGACTGGAGCAAGCAGAACCGCTACTTCGGCACATCGCCTGAGGAGTGGGTCAAGATCGCCCTGGATATCAACATGCCCAACGTCGGGCTTTGCCTGGACACCAGCCACGCGACGACCTACGCCCGCACCTTCCCGGCGGCCGAGCGTGAGAAGGTCCTCTTCTCCTTCCTTGCGCGGCCAGACCTAATCCGCCACGTCCACTGGAGCGATAGCTCTCTGACCGGCCCGGCGGGCCTCACTGACGCCCACCAGCTCCTCGGGGTAGGCGAGCTGCCCCGCGCGTTCCACAAAGCCGTTAAGGCGCTGGACGCCACCGTCTTGATGGAGACCTTCGGCACCGTCGAAGAAACCGAAAAGCAGATGGAGTTCATCGCAGGGCTTTAG
- a CDS encoding TIM barrel protein — translation MTAGADTLRRLGLKTEVKTDLSPEKTTAFQDLIISAHIPNGPSGEYRYNISAADSEFRQFSIDAITAYIDKVRHFPNLRQVVLHCHTQRYFHVEQPRGHVGEYGLLIDGIRQVGAFAVKFGIEVVLENDTLKWTDIPETTEAWEVDWTQRNHVFGVAPEAWIKVCEDVNRPNVRLCLDGSHLCTYAALFDAEKRPAIAMAYMAQSHLITHVHWNDNYLMDKRGRKGHHVLLGKGSLPREFHKKVKSLNATLLLEHFESVESLEEELDYISKL, via the coding sequence ATGACGGCCGGAGCCGATACCCTCCGCCGCCTCGGCCTCAAGACCGAGGTGAAGACCGACCTGAGCCCGGAGAAGACGACCGCTTTCCAAGACCTGATCATCAGCGCCCACATCCCCAACGGGCCCAGCGGCGAGTACCGGTACAACATCTCCGCAGCGGACAGCGAGTTCCGCCAGTTCTCCATCGACGCAATCACCGCCTACATCGACAAGGTGCGGCATTTCCCTAACCTCCGTCAGGTCGTCCTCCACTGCCATACGCAGCGGTACTTCCACGTCGAGCAGCCGCGCGGTCACGTCGGCGAGTACGGGCTGCTTATCGACGGCATCCGGCAGGTGGGAGCGTTCGCCGTGAAGTTCGGGATCGAGGTGGTGCTGGAGAACGATACGCTGAAGTGGACGGACATCCCGGAGACGACGGAGGCGTGGGAGGTGGACTGGACGCAGCGCAACCACGTATTCGGGGTCGCGCCGGAGGCCTGGATCAAGGTATGCGAGGACGTCAACCGCCCCAACGTGCGCCTGTGCCTGGACGGCAGCCACCTGTGCACCTACGCCGCCCTGTTCGACGCCGAGAAGCGCCCCGCGATCGCAATGGCGTACATGGCCCAATCGCACCTCATCACGCACGTGCACTGGAACGATAACTACCTCATGGATAAGCGCGGCCGTAAGGGCCACCACGTCCTCCTCGGCAAAGGCAGCTTGCCAAGAGAGTTTCACAAGAAGGTTAAGTCGCTCAACGCCACGCTCCTCCTGGAGCACTTCGAATCGGTGGAGTCGCTGGAAGAAGAGCTCGATTACATTTCCAAACTGTAG
- a CDS encoding TIM barrel protein, which translates to MSDDLKDVAHLSEVMYSAHAPGTKGGLRLNIAAVDDHYRKESIEHIIDYVERARQFPKVRMINVHFSPRQWSDATQTRGKQGTYDRLVDGFRQIGRHCAKHGLEMVLENNNSYYVGIPDAEEAHKFDWTYRNACFGNSPDEWIQAALDINLSNVGLCLDSSHACTYSHMFPAEQRKDKILEFVKRPDLIRHVHWNDNYLYDPKGRVDNHTVLNNGTTPIELHRTIKSLDAWLLIEHFYSIEELEGELEFINSL; encoded by the coding sequence ATGTCCGATGATCTCAAGGACGTCGCCCACCTCTCCGAGGTGATGTACAGCGCCCACGCGCCCGGCACGAAGGGCGGCCTGCGCCTGAACATCGCCGCCGTGGACGACCATTACCGCAAGGAGTCCATCGAGCACATCATCGACTACGTAGAACGCGCCCGGCAGTTCCCGAAGGTGCGGATGATCAACGTCCACTTCTCGCCCCGCCAGTGGAGCGACGCCACGCAAACGCGCGGCAAGCAAGGGACATACGACCGCCTTGTGGACGGCTTCCGCCAGATCGGCCGCCACTGTGCAAAGCACGGCCTCGAAATGGTGCTGGAGAATAACAACTCGTACTACGTCGGAATCCCCGACGCAGAGGAGGCGCACAAGTTCGACTGGACGTACCGCAACGCCTGTTTCGGCAACTCGCCGGACGAGTGGATACAGGCGGCGCTGGACATTAACCTTTCGAACGTGGGGCTCTGCCTGGACTCCAGCCACGCCTGCACCTACTCGCACATGTTCCCGGCCGAGCAGCGCAAGGATAAAATTCTAGAGTTCGTGAAGCGGCCGGACCTGATCCGCCACGTCCACTGGAACGATAACTATCTGTACGACCCGAAGGGCAGGGTGGACAACCACACCGTCCTCAACAATGGGACGACGCCCATTGAGCTCCACCGCACGATCAAGAGCCTGGACGCGTGGCTGCTCATAGAGCACTTCTACTCCATTGAAGAGCTCGAAGGGGAGCTGGAATTCATAAATAGCCTTTAA
- a CDS encoding dihydrodipicolinate synthase family protein, with the protein MLCGYMFLDRANGNSRWYNVGGAGDPRRNVRHDVKHYKGVFPAAITPMSRKDGKVNEEAFRAVMEMNIRAGVDGFWTAGGTGESVYLTDEENRRIAEISADQNKGRTTVIMQVGAATTARAAKNAENAAKAGVEAICALPPHFFNPGHDAVVEYYRVVGAAANLPLFVYNLPIATGIEITPALMAKIKEKVPQLVGLKHASMDYGAMVD; encoded by the coding sequence ATGCTGTGCGGCTACATGTTTTTAGACAGGGCGAACGGCAATTCCCGGTGGTACAATGTCGGCGGCGCGGGAGACCCGCGCCGGAATGTGAGGCATGACGTGAAGCATTACAAGGGTGTCTTCCCGGCGGCCATCACGCCGATGAGCAGGAAGGACGGCAAGGTCAACGAAGAGGCTTTCCGCGCCGTTATGGAGATGAACATCCGCGCGGGAGTCGACGGCTTCTGGACGGCCGGCGGCACCGGCGAGAGCGTATACCTGACGGACGAGGAGAACAGGCGCATTGCGGAGATTTCCGCGGACCAGAACAAGGGCCGCACCACGGTCATCATGCAGGTAGGCGCGGCCACGACGGCGCGCGCGGCGAAGAACGCGGAGAACGCCGCGAAGGCGGGCGTGGAGGCCATCTGCGCGCTCCCGCCGCACTTCTTCAACCCCGGCCACGACGCCGTCGTCGAGTACTACCGCGTCGTCGGCGCGGCCGCAAACCTGCCGCTCTTCGTGTACAACCTTCCCATCGCGACGGGCATCGAGATTACGCCCGCGCTGATGGCGAAGATAAAGGAGAAGGTCCCGCAGCTCGTAGGCCTTAAGCACGCCTCCATGGACTACGGCGCGATGGTCGACTAG
- a CDS encoding dihydrodipicolinate synthase family protein gives MANKPTFEGIYPAIITPMTEKGEVHEEAFRAMLEDNIRCGIHGFWTAGGTGESVMLTDEENTRIAKIAADQNKGRSTIIMHVGAITTDRAVKNAENAAKAGVEALCAVPPFFVRPGDDAVVEHYRAIGAATNLPLMVYNLPQATQIEITVDLMKKLQDKVPQMVGLKHSALNFNNMIWFSEMGLKVLTGSGMLLFPALTVGASGTVDGPPSVAPELWMEIWNAWKAGDLKRGVAAQRKANDLFNLILKYGYMGSMKAMISERTGIECGNPRRPVLPMSAENRKAINKVCEEWGITGAGKHDFKRTLKTAAAAKK, from the coding sequence ATGGCCAACAAGCCCACATTTGAAGGCATTTATCCGGCGATCATCACCCCCATGACGGAGAAGGGTGAGGTCCACGAAGAGGCGTTCCGCGCGATGCTGGAGGACAACATCCGCTGCGGCATCCACGGATTCTGGACTGCAGGCGGCACCGGCGAGAGCGTGATGCTCACGGACGAGGAGAACACGCGCATCGCGAAGATTGCGGCGGACCAGAACAAGGGCCGCTCCACCATCATCATGCACGTGGGGGCGATAACGACCGACAGAGCAGTCAAGAATGCCGAGAACGCGGCCAAGGCCGGCGTGGAGGCGCTCTGCGCTGTACCGCCTTTCTTCGTCCGCCCGGGCGACGATGCGGTCGTCGAGCACTACCGCGCGATCGGCGCGGCGACCAACCTGCCCCTCATGGTCTACAACCTGCCTCAGGCCACCCAGATCGAGATCACCGTCGACCTCATGAAGAAGCTGCAGGACAAGGTCCCGCAGATGGTCGGCCTCAAGCACTCAGCCCTGAACTTCAACAACATGATCTGGTTCTCGGAGATGGGGCTGAAGGTCCTGACCGGCTCCGGCATGCTCCTCTTCCCGGCGCTGACCGTGGGCGCGTCCGGCACCGTGGACGGCCCCCCGTCCGTCGCGCCGGAGTTGTGGATGGAGATCTGGAACGCCTGGAAGGCCGGCGATCTGAAGCGCGGCGTCGCCGCCCAGCGTAAGGCCAACGACCTGTTCAACCTCATCCTCAAGTACGGATACATGGGCTCGATGAAGGCGATGATCAGCGAGCGCACCGGCATCGAGTGCGGCAACCCGCGCCGGCCGGTCCTCCCCATGTCGGCTGAGAACCGCAAGGCCATCAACAAGGTCTGCGAGGAGTGGGGCATCACCGGCGCAGGCAAGCACGACTTCAAGCGCACCCTCAAGACGGCCGCCGCGGCCAAGAAGTAG